A region of the Ostrinia nubilalis chromosome 21, ilOstNubi1.1, whole genome shotgun sequence genome:
gaagacattttattaattccgtgcggtaccaggtctaaaaacctggtattaaggtaggtacatcattggattctattttaagaatacatcatagatatatattcatcactttcctacaccggacccaattgaagttatgccttacgcacgacaaggaagactataattttcttagccgcacggtaagcgagacgtacacaaggtctatagacctggtttcgcactcaacgtgttaaaagaaacatttttgtaCTTATCTTAAGGGTTTTCACTATAAGAcaataactaaattatttattttagttataagTTCACACAGACAGAGACGTAAGAGATCCGTGTTTTATAAAATGTACTGAACTTTACACGATGTTGATgtcatagttatttattttacaaataggtaCATTGCAATTTGTGGTTTTCAATGAAACATTGTATGACAGTGTTGATAAGGTaaggaagtaggtacctatctaccaTATTATCGATCAACTAAAGTAAACATTGTAATTTGTAACTATTATTTCACCAACACCATACAATgtaaaaacccataggaaaccACAAAACCGTGTAATCAACTATGAAAGTATTCCTAGTTATTGTGGTGCACACGGGGCTTTTTGCACCCGGGGTTGATGGAGTATAAATGCGCAGGACAACGCTGAACTTCCACAGTCTAGCCGTGATCAACACCGCTTgatattaaagtttttttagtTTGGATTCCTGGATTAGTTTTGGGGTAAGTGTTTTCTTTATAACCCTaccgagttaactgcgcacctagcAGCCGTGATGTCACATCGCCGCTCTGGTATGGACGGGGCGAATGCTGGGAGCTGGGAGGTGTGCGGGTTAGTGCAAGGGAGAGTCGTATTCCAGCGagatgcgcagttagctcgatggGGTTTGTAATTTGAACTTGTTCCTAACGCAAGTTAAAGATCTAAAAGCGATCTGCGGTTTCCACTTTTCCACAGTATAAGATAAGTAAAGTTGGTATTTGGGGCTAATCAGATAATAAGTATCTCTTTCTTTTAGACTTCCTTGCCGATTGTAAGCAATATCGCCAAGCTACAAATCAACAGTTAggatttttcagatttttgtttAAGTATGTAAAAATCTGTTGTGTAGGTCCATCGCGTCGTTAGTCCGTGTTACAACTCTGAATTTTATTTCGGCTTTTGgttacatactttttgtgttcCAGTCTTCAAGATGGCAGAGGAAGCCAGAAGGAACCTGATGCTGTTCTTCGACCGGCCCACGGAGCCCTGCTTCATGCAGAAGGGCGACGACAAGACTGTCTTCCAGCTGCCCGACCATTACTACGTAAGAACTACCTTTTCATTTAAGGCTTTGCCTAAAGGTCAGCGCACACAGGGGCGGATAGCGCGCGAAAGGGGACGCGATCCGGgacgatattttttgtaatGTAGTTTGTAATCAGTTACATGGAAAGTGGATGCCTCCCGTCGCGATACGCGTACTTAGAGCTTCGCGATCGCTATCGGATTGCTTTCCCGCCCTTCTcgccaccgctgcaactcctgtgcagccaggatctacagcttcaccgccaataaaaacccaaccagtgaaggtcaagtttatcccgggggaaggttaaactgtcattggactcgcaacgaaattaatcagaagaacataggaggagttcgaggTTAAGGTTCGTTGCAAAGCTCTACAAGCAAGCAAAGATCTATAGTAACAGTTGACTATTCCTAAATTCCAGCCGGACAAATACAAGGCGTTGAGCACGACGCTGTCGGACCGCTTCGGGACCGACGACGCCAGGATCGTGCAGGTTTCCAACATCGGGCTGCCCGACCTGAGCCTGCCGAAGCAGCTGCCCTACAACGAGCAGTTCTCGCTCTTCATCCAGAAGCACAGGGAGATGGCTGGCAGCCTCATCGACACCCTTGTCGgtaagttgtttatttttaagtgcatttacagtacctacttgaaattgtttttttttgtcctGGATTTACTGGCTACATACATTTCAGTCATCGATTCATCGAGCTTTTGTCAAGGCTTATCTGGGTGCTTGAAGTCACAGCAAGGACTTAGAGCCATAACGTTGCCTATAATTGAGACTTGTCTTTCTACAGGCATGCGCAACATAGAGGATCTCACTTCGGTTTGTTCGTACTGCCAGCTGCATATCAACCCTTACATGTTCAACTACTGCCTCGCAGTTGCACTTCTGCACAGGTATGAGTTTTTTGTCACCTCATATTTTTGGAACGTCAAAGAGTTTGCAAGAGTCACAAAATACCGTTAACCTTTATTGACATTTCCAGAGACGACACCAAGGGTTTCAACGTACCCACTGTGGTCCAAACCTTTCCAGACAAGTTCATGGACCCCAAGGTGTTCCGCAGGGCTAGGGAGGTGTCTAACGTCGTGACGACAGGCCCCAGGGTGAgactttttattgatttatattTTCTGTTATGTCATTCAAGAACAACAAGTAAggctcggtttccaccaaggcggtattttttttatccacaacgaggaagctcttggcctgtatctcaccttatggtaagtgacgatcaggccgaaggtggaagcgagcttcacccggaatcctcaaccactgaggaactggctatcttacctctaactgccggaacacaataatgctgttaacattgttgttatggcgacagacttaggtaagatggtggtagctagccaggcggatttAGAACAAGCCAaatcgaacagaaaaatctgcccctactgggaatcgaacccgggacctctgcgtctgaagcaggtggtcttaacactagaccacagaggcggttttgTTGCTAATCGGAACGGAGCTGAGCGGAGCAGTGCAGAAAAGCGTTTTGAAGAACCATCTCTTCTCCGTTCCACACCGCGCCTCCGTTGCTGTTAAATTCGTCCGCCCGACTCTTATGATTTTCTtttctcttctccgctccgctctgccTTGATGGAAACCAGGCCTAAGTCATCATTACAAACTTCAGATGCCGGTCGTGATCGAGCAGAACTATACAGCCTCTGACGCGGAGCCCGAGCAGCGCGTGGCGTACTTCCGCGAGGATATCGGCATCAACCTGCACCACTGGCACTGGCACTTGGTGTACCCCTTCGAAGCCGACTTCGCCATCGTCAACAAGGACAGGAGGGGAGAACTCTTCTATTATATGCACCAGCAGATCATTGCCAGGTATGATACAACACAACAAAAGAGTACTTACAAAAGCCAATTCGATATTTAACTTTACTTCTGTATTTTCTGGTCTATTTCTTCAATGGAATGCAATCAAGTCTAGCGAATAATCCAAGGAACGAATTCCAGTTAGCCAAAATTCTGAATTTCTGACAAAATACTCTTAATTAGGAACTTTTATCATTCTTGTTATGTAACAGCACCAAGTCTGCTTTCTCAGGTACAATGTGGAGCGCTTCTGCAACGGTCTGGGCCGCGTTGAGAGGTACACCAACTTCAGAGCCCCCATTGCGGAGGCTTACTTCCCCAAACTGGACTCCCAAGTCGCCAGCCGCGCCTGGCCTCCAAGGTTTGTCaagataaattatattttacaatGGTATTAAAACTTGAAGGCCTGCTTCATGCATGTTTTTTTCCCACAGGTTCGCGGGTTCGATCCTCCGCGATCTGGACCGGCCTGTGGACCGGATCAGGATTGAAGTCTCCGAGCTGGAGAGATGGAGGGATCGCTTCCTCCAGGCTATTGAAGAAAACGCTGTACTGGTGGTACGTAGCTGTGTAATCGGTCAGATCAGATCAAACAGTTTGATTATTTAGCAGATAGGTGCAGTCATGTTCTTAACTCTTTTCCATCAGCCTGGAAACCGCAAGGTGCCTCTCACCGAGGAGACTGGCATCGACGTGCTGGGTAACCTGATGGAGTCCTCCATCCTAAGCCGCAACCGTGGCTACTATGGGGACCTGCACAACATGGGCCATGTTTTCTGCTCGTACGCTCACGACCCTGACCATCGCCACTtggtaaacaaacaatattttctctCTTCTCTTGCTTCactttaaagtttttaaataatacattgTCTACGGTTCATTTATGACTTGATTTGTCttatttatgaatttttcaTGCTAAGTGCAATTTAGTCTATCATTTTTAAAGGCACTGGGATTGGATCCACGCATGCCACCGAGCTGGACGCATTAACAACGACCGACACGGCACCACTTCGCGTCAGGCAACCGACACAGAATTTCTCCCATTTTTTTGCAGCAGGAACAATTTATGTTGATATGAATTggtttcaatgagggctatcgttttagcgctcaccagttagcgccactgtagagtaaggtcctgtcacttgctagtagcgaagacagtggcaccaactggtgagcgctaaagtggtaggaggactatcgtatttgcactcatcaaaatggcgccactgtagagtaaggtcctgtcaatcgccaggggtgccaactgttaagtataaaaacgatagccctcattaatttCCGTCTCCATCTTCCAGGAGCAATACGGCGTGATGGGAGACTCGGCCACCGCCATGAGAGACCCGTTCTTCTACCGCTGGCACGCGTACGTCGATGACATCTTCAACATGCACAA
Encoded here:
- the LOC135082020 gene encoding phenoloxidase subunit 1-like, with translation MAEEARRNLMLFFDRPTEPCFMQKGDDKTVFQLPDHYYPDKYKALSTTLSDRFGTDDARIVQVSNIGLPDLSLPKQLPYNEQFSLFIQKHREMAGSLIDTLVGMRNIEDLTSVCSYCQLHINPYMFNYCLAVALLHRDDTKGFNVPTVVQTFPDKFMDPKVFRRAREVSNVVTTGPRMPVVIEQNYTASDAEPEQRVAYFREDIGINLHHWHWHLVYPFEADFAIVNKDRRGELFYYMHQQIIARYNVERFCNGLGRVERYTNFRAPIAEAYFPKLDSQVASRAWPPRFAGSILRDLDRPVDRIRIEVSELERWRDRFLQAIEENAVLVPGNRKVPLTEETGIDVLGNLMESSILSRNRGYYGDLHNMGHVFCSYAHDPDHRHLEQYGVMGDSATAMRDPFFYRWHAYVDDIFNMHKVKLPKYGADRLDFPGIRVSSISVEGPAGRNTFGTQWEQSTVDLARGLDFTPRGSVLAQFTHLTHEEFTYVIEVNNSSGRSTTGMFRIFIAPVNDDRGQPLSFADQRRLFIELDKFSQPLNTGNNTVRRSSIDSSVTIPYERTFMDQTKRPGDPGSTTAAEFDFCGCGWPHHMLIPKGTARGYPMVLFVMVSNWNDDRILQDTSGSCNDAASYCGLRDRKYPDRRAMGFPFDRPAQASTLSSFLRPNMAVRPCSVRFTDQVRIRPQQ